In Alkalihalobacterium alkalinitrilicum, a genomic segment contains:
- a CDS encoding DUF1128 domain-containing protein encodes MDLSVSSRENIEYMLEEIKKKLQIVNAGALKAASFETDKYEDLKDIYDLVQRQSNFSVSELDAIVSELGRLRK; translated from the coding sequence ATGGATTTATCTGTTTCGAGCCGTGAAAATATCGAATATATGTTAGAGGAAATAAAGAAGAAGTTACAAATTGTCAATGCAGGAGCCTTAAAAGCTGCAAGTTTTGAGACCGACAAATACGAAGATTTAAAAGATATTTATGATTTAGTACAGCGTCAAAGTAACTTTAGTGTATCTGAATTAGACGCGATCGTTTCTGAA